The nucleotide window AAGCATAACTAAGGTTATtgatagtatttttttgataaactttagatatttaaaaaaagaaatcgaatttttcacctaAACATTGCTTTTTCGAGTCATAtatgaaaatgtcgataaaataaataactagagccaatttcgaaaaactacgCTTACTCCTAAGGTCGTTGACATCGAATCTTTCTAAGACAACTCAAATATCAAGAGCAACAAAACCACTGTTGGCCAGTGTAATCAATGAGAAGAGAACTATTGTTGGAATATTgttaaattaagaaaattcaaaagctTAGTCGCGAACGTCGTAtctgaaaaataacgataaattattgtaaaagcAAAATAAGGTTATGTATCTACTTTTggaatatgtaaataaataaatacaatgaTAAATTTACCTTCTGTCGCAcgatcaaaaatttcttttgtaacTTTAACCACGTACAAAAGATTGTGTATGCAATCTAATAATTCTAATCGTACTAacttctccatttttttttaattgttccaacaaatttataaaaacttgaaaaattattaacacttctatattttcaaactataTTTTGGTATCAAATTGTAGCACTGTTTATTAACCGTTGGGCACGTGGTTTTGACTAATCACGTGATCAAAGCACTGCGAGTACCTTACCTCGAAACCTCCAGTGTTCGCAGTAGAAATATGGTGGTTATTCATGACGTCATATATTTCCCTAGGGTACTGCGGCCGTATACTGCAGTCCATATCGGAACGAATTTTTCTACAGTGAGAGCACTGTGCAGTGCTCGCAGTGCATATCGGAACATACCCTCAGTCAGTTGTTCCGTGATTCGTTGATTGGTCGTTGCCATGGGTTGGATCAAGGTcatgttcgaaaattgactgacagtactgtcagcaatcttttatttcttttgcgCTGCCGAGTTCATGGACAGCTCTgtctctgtcctagggaattCTTAGTACTGgcagtcaatttacgaacacggccCAAAGCCGAAATATGTGACGTTTTACTCGGTCGATAGGGACTGACTACAGTATCTTCTTAAATCTATGATACATGTGTATTCCGTTTGTGACTTTAGTACTATTGTAGGAATCCGCTGCTCATGAAAACTCACCCATGATCCTGGATATATCGAGACTCCGCACCGATTCACACGTTCACCCGTTTTTTCACTGTTCGTACCACGGTGTACGGTGTCTCGCACTTTCGTTAGTTAAACTGGCACCGAGTTAATCTTTCCCATTATAAATAGTCATCGCCAAAGAAACGAAGAAGCAAACTGGTCTCCTGTTTCTACGGCAGATCGGCCGGCGTCTTATATTGTACATTCACAACTCGTGAAAATATCACCGCATATTGTGTATTCGCGTGGGTAAAATCGCCGAGGTTCCATATAACGAGAATCGGCCGAGTTGCGTGAAAAGGAGAAGAGCTTGGAACAACTCCGGACAGCTACCGTGACAAAGTTGGAAAGGACAGAATGGCCGCCGTCGAGTATTATCAGAACGAGAATAACGAGGAAGAGGAAACGacgccgacgacgacgatgatacCCGGTGGTGGAGGTGGTCTCGGTTCGAACGCGATCGGTGGCGTTGTCCAGCACCAGCAAGGTCAACAGGCGACCGCCGGTATACCGGGACGTGACGACGAACGAAAGCTTTTCGTCGGCGGCCTGTCGCGTCACACGACCGACAAGGAGCTCCGTGATCATTTCGGTAAGTTCGGCGAGATTGAGAGCATATCTGTGAAGATAGATCCGTACACCGGTGTATCACGTGGCTTCGCATTCATGGTATTCACCAATCCCAAGACAATTGACAAACTTCTTACATCTGGTGAACACTACATCAATAAGCGAAAAGTTGATCCCAAGCGGGTCAGCAAAAAAGCTCAGCATGGCAAGATATTTGTCGGTGGTCTTACCCCAGAAATAACTGACGATGACATAAAGACGTACTTTGGGCAATACGGTACAATCGTTGAACTTCAGGCACCTTTCGACAAGCTTAAGAACCAGCGCAAGGGCTTCTGCTTTGTGACATTTGATTCGCGGGAAGTTGTTTATAAATTACTAAAAACACCGAAGCAGATAATTAATGGAAAGGAGGTAGATGTAAAAAAAGTCAAGGTCAATCCCGAGGCTAGCCGACAAGGGTTTTGGGGTAATCAGGGATACGGCTATTATGGCGGTGGTTATGGTTATATACCAGAGTACGCTAATGGATACCAGGGCGGATACGACGATTCCTACGCCGCCTATGACTACACTGGTTATGAGGGCTATGAGAATGCTGGCTATTCGACACAGGCTAAGCCGCGAGGCAATGGGCAAGGGCCGCGGCAGTTCCAGAGACACCAGCCTTATTAGGCATAACAGGAAACATGCGAGAAGTCAGCTGAACTGCAGGGCAAAGGCAACATCAGATGTcctataaatattaattgataTAAGAGTATACTCTCAAAAGTGAGTAGGGTTGGATTGTTTTCTCCCAAGAGATTGATGCGATGGTTCCCTTCTTCTTTAGGAGAACCTTGCCAACTTCTTATTTATCCCTTGCCACACACCTATCCTCGTTCCTATGCAATGGACAGCGTCTACTTCTATACCCAATCGATCCACCTAAAGGAACTGATTATCACAGAGTTCTTTTCATTCACTTATCCATTAAATGAGCCAAGCTGTACTGTCTACCATAACGACCAAACATTCTGTGCAAAAGATCACAgtatatgataattttttaaggtataatttgatttaatttggaaaaagaaacCATTGAGATAAAATCGTTTACAATCAACTAACAATAATTCAATGCCATGGTAAAAACGCACGAACCACATGTTGATGTCACTTTACTCATGCCCTTAAAACTCTTCACCTGAGAATATGAAGCTACCTATTACAGGCCAAAACAACCCCTTAAAAGCACAGTTTCTAACTCGTagaatgaataatattaaCTGAAAAATTAGTTGAACACTGCAATGTAACTTGTATAATTAGTTTATATAACAATTAGGTGCTAgggtgtaaaattaaaatatttcgaaagaaatatacttatttatataacaaaagttatgtaaaaaaattcagcataaaaaaaaaaaaaaaaaacaaggcaAGATAGGGAAGGGGAAGTAACTGGATTATCTCACCTGCCAATTAAGCTCCTTGTATAGGCATTAACAAAAGACagtatataatttaaaatatcatggtataaaaaaatagcaaCTCCCAAATAAAGTTGTAAAGttatgttaaaaaatgaatttgattCACCATATCCGATACCACAAtgagagataaagaaaaatcgattttctaTTGTGAATATAAATCTCTATCTTGATGCTTCTGGATGCTTATGCATACCTGAGAATTTGTGGAAAGAATGTGAAGTGTGCGCACACAAAGTGATGCAATAAGAATGAGTTACTTAATTCATTTCTTGTTATAAGTACAAGGTGTGCCTGTATTACGAGCACATATGACCATGAAATATAGATTAATACTCATTTACgaatatttctctttctctcgttcACTCTCTCTGTATGTAATTCATAAACTTTGCGCAATTGTcttaaaatgaagaaaattgaattttcgtttCGTCATCGGCTACAGCGCGACTTAGCATACGACATAagaacaaaatattgaatttttttttttattttttgcaaaaaactcATGATATAAAtcataaattattacattGAGCTTCGAAGTAAGACCTTTGATTCGTCCCCCCGGCATTTATAATTGCCAGTCATGTTAAAATACTACCAGTGGTATTACACGGTAATATATCATATGTAAGTAGACGGTAGTGGCGTCAAGTGAACGTAACATATTTTCACATAAAATCATACCAAAAATACAATCAAATACCACAAAACTGCATTATGATGATTAAGCAATGTATGATCGTTGGGTCTGGTAGTGTAAAGGGAATGATGTGAACATTGataaaaaggagaagaaaaaaagatacaaaCTTCATTCAAATTATATATTGAAAGTTTGTCATAAGTTTGTAAGGCTGACAAAGCTTTAATTCTCGTAAAATGGTTGCTTTGTGTAATACAAAAGCAACAATACATTTGACTTGGATTGAACATGAAATTACTAAAGTCGCGTTAGACGCGAACCATGGAATACAAGTGTTTCATTCTAAAATATTCCAAGTCAAGTTATGCTTTTGAAATTAATCATGTATACTATGTATACCGTATTCTTGAAGTGTGAtgtaaattcattgaaaaaaaaattatatatcaaacggagagaaataataaaataataataataattgtagcGAAGAGATGCGTGtcgaaagaaatgaaaatgatgcaAATATTTTGTTACTATTAGTTACTATTTCGCTTGTTTCACCATGACacaatgtatattttaattataacaaaataaaatacagaTTGTTTGAAACGTGAATAGTGCAATTGTAGagcatattattatatcagcTGTATAAATTATGTGGTTATCTTTATTTTAGCCATGTCGGTCCAGTATATGCCACAATTACGGGTATTTTGTACCGTATTAAGTTTATACTTTATTTCAACTACTTATACCTTCATGACAGACAATATTATTGGAGCCTTCTATTGAATACAACCTACGCTACCTTTCTGTGTTGAACTGTGTGATTCAAGGATGGGTTAtcgattgtataaaaaaattgaaaccaaaGATAATGAATTAAATTTGGTTTCAAAGGTGCAACTGAGGTTAATCGTGCTGATATCCATTTATTAGCATCGTTCGgatgtattaaaaaacaaatattcatGAATTTCAACTAATAAAACTCAAGCACTAACAACTTTTGAAATATAGATGcttgaataatgtaataactGTCAGGAAATACATTCTACAAATGTTCATAACCTAAAATTTACTGATTTGTTTTGGAATGAAGAAGATACAATTACTAGAAAGGAAATGTAATGCTTCAGGTTTAAATATCGAAGTAGTAAAATAGGTGTAGGTCTGCGGGATCTGTAGAGTAACCTAAAATTCACCTCAAAAGTTGGCAACTCTGCGTCTTGTTTCGACACAACTCGCAAACTGTATCGACCATAGCGATATTTAAAATAGAGTAGGCAAGGTATAGGAGTTAGCCACTGGTTAGCCCTCGGCATTAATGTTGTGAGTTTAGCCGCCGAACCGTGAACCTAATCTAATCTTATTAATGGATTGTGCGCACTTCGTCTGTATATGATTGAAGTGCAGTTAGAATTGTTTTATAGTGAacagatttataaaaaataaaattataaaaaattttacatgtatTTAGCCgacaattatacataattgGTTCAATATTTGCAATAAATCCCGTCACATATCGATACAGAATCGTTTGCGgggcaataatttattgtttcacTTATTTCAGAGTTAACACCTTcttttgatttatttaaaacctCTACTAAAACGCTGTTGCTATTCGCTCGGGTACGTGCCTGTAATAGAAACACGTTAGAGTCGCGTCAAATTTTCGCGTGACTGATGTAACGTTCATCGCGGATGGTGGCTGTCACAGCCTAAAGGTTAGAATAAGTTTGATGTATAAGCTTTTTGAAAGACTCTACTGGTGCGAGACAGACAATACTTCCTACCATgctatctctttctctctctccggAAAGCCAACTATACACCTAGCCATGCGAGTATCGTTCCAGccatggagactagagtacAGGAGTCCAATCTCCAAGGCGGAGAGGCAAAAAAGGCGTCCGCGAAACTCCGAAGTTTAATAGTGCACGGTTTTATCACCAGCGTCGCTCCGGACGTTCTGACCCTATAAATATAGTAATACAGTGATACACTgaccaaaattataataattataataaacgtaAATATGTGCGGCCTCATGGAGactattatatttaatatacatatagctaTCGGTCCAGAGTGACGACAACGCTGCTGTAGCGGAACCCttatttctcatgatttcgCAGACACATCTTCAATACAGAGATTGGACTCCTGTACTCTAATCTCCATGGTTCCAGCACTAGTTCAGTAATCATGAGAGACAAGAATGTAACTATTATAAGTCTTATTGACGGTCTAGGCACTCCGCATCTAAAAGGTTGACCTGAAAATGGCAGTTGGCGATATTGAAGGGGAGGCTTTCATATATTCCTCTTTATTGCACACCCCGCACAACCCGATCTCCGAGATTGCAGCTCTTTCTTGCACATTGGCCTCCAGCACCAGTCTTCGAGATTGCAGCACTTTCAATACGGTTACGTCGTGTTCCATGGTAAAGTGATAGGAGTGCCCAGAGTTGTGTAGAAGACCGTGGTCTTACTTCTTGTGTATGGCACACCTGAATACACAGTGGTATAGCACCGTCAATGTGGGTTGTGCAGTGCAATCGCCTCTGGTGGCAAATATCGGAAATAGCATACTGACAGACTGCCTCAGCAATCACCGTGTTTGACGTGGGACTTGATCCTTCCTTTTTCTACATCCCATGGATGTAAACATGGCCAGTTGCTATTTTGCACTGTAGCGACAATTTCACATACACATTCCACTGATTCATGTGCGCAAGCTATGCGCGCGCGTGTGGGTATGTGTACGTGCATGGCGTGCGTGCGCGTGTGTACACGCACGCACGCGACATCGTCGCACTCTACCGCGAGTGACCGCGGGCGAGTAACCACGAGCTCTATTCTGTAGTAGATCCCAAGTTTCCCCATTCCTATCCTTATTTTCGCTCTATAAAATCGAGGCTACCTCATCGTACTGCAAATGTTGTGGCTTCGTACTAAACAATCGCTTCCAACCCTAGATGGGATTCTGATTAGGAAAATCacaaaaatgtgtaaatatattgtGCCTAAATGTTTCGTAGGTTAGATAGATCAATTCGGTCCCTTTAAACCCGTTCGGATTACTAACATTTGTGATTTTGCAGTACTAATAAACTATAATGTGATAGACGCTGTTACGTTGCCACAAATTGAGTTGATTGATCGGCATCGCGCCACAATTTTGTATTGATAGTTTCAGAGTGGCAATAATGATGCACAGTGCTGTATGTAATCAAGATTAAACTCACTTTGATgtttaaatgattttttcacgTAGCTTTAAAAGACTACTTTGAGAAGAAAAAGCAATCTGCAATACTGGAAGTGCCACTGCTTTCCCAGATACCAGATGCCATAATCGTTTGGCATTATACAGCCAAACGTCGtttgatgtcaaaaaaattagagtttttggaaaattatgcATAACAGTAATATTAAAGTTACTTTCAAAGACGGCAACCTTCTGCTTGGTTAACGAGAAGTAAGCATCTGAGAAGAATATACAAGCTTATAATCAGGTGACTTGGTTACGCTCAACTGGTGGAAATCCACCCATGTCTCGAACTTGTGAATCTGTTACACAAGGGGTGAAAAGTTATTTCTCAATAGAAAATACTGGACGTCGAGCTGTTTGCCTCATCAGGTTTTTAATTCGGTAAGATATTCTTCACATTCTGTGACTTCTCGGTAATCGTACGTTGCGTGATACTAATAATAAAGGCCAATAATTCTAGGTATTATTGTGGAAGTCCTAATGCTGAAGGAAAGTATCTCGCAGTACACAAACGTCCGCATAGACGAAGAGCCGTATATTAGGCTCAACAATGGATCAGATGGTAAAGTATTCATTTTAAACATGTATAAAGTAACTGGTAATACATCTTCTGGAGTCAGAACAGTAAATGTTCCATTCTTCTGAGCCCTACTGATTGTCTCTCCCTCCctgaaatatttgagaaatttttaaaaagagaTTTTGATTCAATGATCTAAAGACGATATCAAAGCCACCTTAGTGCACTAATAGTTATCCATTATTTGCATTGTTACAGCTTATGTAACAGAAACATCAGGTGCCACGGAAGCTTTGAATTACAAACATACCATTTATGAAGTTTATTTTGTGACTCCTATACTCTGCATCCATTGTAAGTATTGTCACGTTCACAGAAAGCTGCAGCTAgtttaaaatatcaaatgattATTCGGTCAACTACTCTCAACTGTCTCATTCTCTATATTCAAGGTAACGATTATATTTGGGGGACCGGAAAGGTGGGAGTCAAATGTAAAGGTAATTTACAATGTGATATTTCGATATATTGTTTACAACCCTGCATAAATTCGCGAAAAATAAGCATATGATCCTATTTTAGTCGTCTCATCCAAATCTAAATGTCGGTCATTTTTTCTAGTTCACATAGGCACATAATTGTAGGATAATGAATATCAAACCGTAGAGTGCATGGCAATAGTCAGTTTAGAACTTGTATCCCATCTCTGAATGTGTACCAATGGTGTACCTATGCATCCTAAAGAACTGACATTCTTTCACCTTATCTTATGTTGTCTCTTATGGTTACACTATGGCTGCGTACCTATGACAGCTTTAGAGTTCTGCAAGCATCACATAtgtatttatcattttatctTCATTTATTATGTAATTGCGAGCAGAGGGTCCATTAAGATATGGCTATTGAGTCATATTTTGAGCTAGCTTGTAAACAATTCTTACAATGCCTTTTCATTGCACGTTTGTATCATTATTCGAAAGGCTGACCCTACAGCCctgattttctcttttccctcATCAATAGCAATAACCATCATTTAGATCAATAGGAAAgccaaattaataaaaaaaaaaacacctcaaTCACCCCTCATAAACTCCTAGAATACAGCCCAGAACAATCTCAAGTTGCCGAAGATGATTTTGAGCCACTTTTCAGACATTATAAACTAAGCCACCTAAAATTGACAAACGACGCCTTGAGTGATCATAAGAATGTACCGTGTGgaaaacatttgaattgtCGTCAGTCGAGTTAAAGAATACAGGGATACCTAGATGAACGTTAGCATTGTTgcaagtaatgaaaatttcatcctGGGGAACTCACATTCAAGGATATTACACGACTTATCAAAGTTCATCTGCTCTGAATTTTATGTACCGTAATTATTGTGGTATAGAATTATTACTACATCAGGTAGGCTACTGACCAGGgaattctggaaaacctggTAATGTCACGAAATTCTGAAAATCTGGAATAGTCGGGGAAATGTCAGGGATTTTTATAGAAAGTCGGGGAATCgtttactatatttttttttcatacaaatgcATCCCACAATTTCTTTAAACTTTAGATAAATTAGATCgaagtcaaatttttttttatcattgctGGAAGGTtctcttcaaactttgaatattCTTAAATACTACCCTACAGACGATTGTGCGCGTCGCCTAAATGGGACAGCGTTTCCCAAGTGACCGTTCGTAGGTCATTAAACaagaaatatatgaaaaatacatatatttttatcaatttgctAGAAACAATTTATCGGAATTGGTCAGGGGAAGTTAAGATTTTtgtctggaaaacctggaaaagttGGGGAATTTTGTGATTGAGATTTAGTGGCCACCCTGTACGTTCAAAATTAGGGTGAATAAGCAACAACCTTCTGAGTGCACATGCAGAAATTCTTTgtgacaattaattttttctccgtaGTCGATTACGTTGGTAATCGAGAATTTCAGCCCGCAACATGCCGTCTGAGAGGTAAGGAGCGACGCGCTGAAATTTCCCATTGCCAAAGTAACTGTCGATGAAGAAATCTTAGTTGTCGCAGGATCAATTTCCGTACGTGTACCTAGATATTCTTCGATGAGGTCTCTTAAAACTAGCCAACGGAGCGTACACGATAGAATGGTGCAGGTCACACCCACAGGCCACACCGCATTTTTCCAATGGAGACAGGCGAAAATCGACtgatctgaaatcaaattacCTTAAACTGTTTTCACCGATTGTGTTTACGAGATCAACTCTCATCTTTGTCAAAACTTCGACTCTGGCTTGTTTCAACAGTTTTCAAAGCCTTACCCCAAATCCGTtgtagattaaaaaaattgatttttaagaCTAGACTGATCAAACTGTATGTATGATTGTACAATAATTGTTCATCCATGCTTTGGgcttccggctaacttgttttcggtccgaaacaaaatgcgagttcgattactacatgtataaattatgTGATATACTCCTGTCCTCATGTCACCTGCATGGccagtcattgtcacataattcgtatagaacGGAGCCAGATATGAGATGAGAGATGACCAACGTCTTAAAAAACCCGGTTCACGAAATTAAACTGAACTACGTCCTTGCGTGGAGCAATGTGAATAGAGTAGTAGCACATTACCTACTTTACTACTACATTAGCTATTACTCTATTCACAATTGATCCGTGCAAGGACGTTGTTCAGTTTAATTTTGTGAACCGGGTTGTTGGGGGCGTTGGTCATCTCGGTCATCTCTCAACTCATCCCTGATGGAGCTCGCATTTCGCttcggaccgaaaacaagttagctgGAAGTTCAAGGCATTAAGAGCATGTAGCACCCCTCCCtctaccgaccgagcaaactcatcctttttcttcctatattgaataaacaaactaACAAAAAGTGTTCAAATTTCAACGGTCCCAACCAGAAAACATTCCAACCAAGGAACGCTTGGCCGTGCACCCAGGTGATCGTGAGagcatcttttttttaccaaattattgtaattcctAATTTTCGTCTAGCGATTTCGATGTTGAAGGAAAACAGTCTcacgatggctcattttactcctcattCTTTCCGAAATTGCGGAAAGTATCTCAACTATACACTTATCGGCCCCTGAAATGTGGGGTTAGTGGACACGTGACAAAAAAccacacattttatttttaacgatttcTGGATTATGAGTAATTGTCCTGAATACCGCTACGGAAGAGCGATgcaccgtcgaaatttgaactcTTTCCGTTCGTTTCTTTAtttaatataggtaaatagggtGAGTTTGATGtgtcggtaagggtaggagtTCTACATAGTCGCAAAGGGTGCCCTAGTCGATTTTGACGTTAtcgtatatatctccaaatatcggaGTCCAGGTATCTCAAAAGCGAGAAAGGGCTCAACAGCCCCATTCTATTTacatttctgaaaaaaaaaacactccaaCGCATTTTCATTCGATGAAGAAATGCCATGGTTTCTACCAAATGGCAATTGTAAATTCCTAGAATTCATACCATTTGTCACCCCTTCAATGGACATCACTGTCCGTACACGTTTTGTTGTGCGACACTGCGGTGTACTCCGACGTTCCGTTATCCCGTAGTTACTGAAAAATATCTGGTCATTATTTTCTTGTGATTAtgctcaatatttttattcatcaagcATTTATTCTAGCGAGGCAATTGGATCGGAACTTTAACGCGTTGCTACGTGATTTGGCTGcacatgtaaatatatacgtatacaggtGCATAAAGACTGGCATAAATTTAGGGGAAGCACAACTACCCTGGCGTGCACATATTTGATCGCTGATTATGAAAAAGCGCGGATGTGAGAAAGGAACTTTGCAGTATTCTGTAATTATCGACTTGACCTGAACATGAAATAAGTAGGTGAAGCCGAGGAAACTGGCGCATT belongs to Neodiprion lecontei isolate iyNeoLeco1 chromosome 5, iyNeoLeco1.1, whole genome shotgun sequence and includes:
- the LOC107219276 gene encoding RNA-binding protein squid → MAAVEYYQNENNEEEETTPTTTMIPGGGGGLGSNAIGGVVQHQQGQQATAGIPGRDDERKLFVGGLSRHTTDKELRDHFGKFGEIESISVKIDPYTGVSRGFAFMVFTNPKTIDKLLTSGEHYINKRKVDPKRVSKKAQHGKIFVGGLTPEITDDDIKTYFGQYGTIVELQAPFDKLKNQRKGFCFVTFDSREVVYKLLKTPKQIINGKEVDVKKVKVNPEASRQGFWGNQGYGYYGGGYGYIPEYANGYQGGYDDSYAAYDYTGYEGYENAGYSTQAKPRGNGQGPRQFQRHQPY